The Larimichthys crocea isolate SSNF chromosome X, L_crocea_2.0, whole genome shotgun sequence genome segment TAACCTTAACAAACAACACAGGGGACAGGATAGTTAGCAATAAGCACAGAGTGAGTAAAACTTTCACTATAGTTTCCAAGTTTGAAGCATTAACTGAATCAAAAGAAGTAAATCTTTAATTGAGAGTTTTAAATAACATCCCTGCAGACTCACCTTCAGCCACAGAGTAGCACATGATGAAATCAGCCCTAGCAGGGAGGGTGTGTACGGCGCTGGCGTCCATCACCACCTCATTGGTCTCCGACTCACTGTCCCCAGCAGCACAGGCGGTCACTGGATTATCGTACTTGTCTCCACGGCACGCCTAGACAGACGCAGCCATGTTTACTTCATGTTACCTCCAAATGAAgcattaaaaaacaagtaatGCTGCATGTTCAGTTGGTTTGACTGCAGTGTACCTGCAATATAAAGATCTTTGGCTTTCCCACAAGGCTCTTGCACTTATCTCCTTTGAACAGGGCTGTGATATCCTGGATGCTAATCTTTCCATCACAGGTGTAAACCTGATCGTCCTTGCCATGGCTCAGGAAGACAAGTAGAAAACAGTCCGCGTCTGAATGGTCGGACTCTGCGGCTGTTGGGACATTGGGATATTTGTTATGTACAGCAGATCACATGATACAATTATCTGTACAGGACAACAAGGAAACAGTAAGAACTTAAACTGCACTGACAATGTTGTAGTGCTGCCTCTGGAATATATACTAAGTCATTTCGGTGCTTGTGCTTACCTTCACGGATTCTAGCTAAGACTTCCACCTGATTACGGTTATTATAAGTCTTCACTTCGAAGTTTAGCTCACTCAGTCTAAAAGAGAGGTGAAAATAAGTTCAGCATGTAACAAATTACACTAGCAGTTCATCTGTGTTACCACAGAAAAGTCACACATTCCCTGAACAAGTACAGACTTGAAGTTCTTGAGCACACAGTCATATAAAATGCAATGTTccatctccagcagcagctggctGGGACGTGATACCTTTTCTCCAAGTTGTCTCGGTCAGCATTGGTTCCATATCTGTCCTTTAACCGCAAACGCCAGAATTGCTCCTGGTTGAAGATGAGTGCTAGGCCTCGTCGTTTGTTGTCCATCTTGTACTCCTCTGCAGGATCCAAAGTGCTGTTTCATGATGAAAAAgatcacagaaacaaagacagtacTAAGTGGAGTATTGAACCACAGGGAAGCTGGTCCAACCACACAACTAAGAAGAAACAGCTTACCTCCTGATGAAGCCATCAGTCTCCGTTAGGTTCTCCGTGCATGCTGtagaaaacaacacatacaTGAATAAACCATGTGCAAAATgtagaagataattaaacacatctgtaaaacagctttaacaaaaactgaatattatGACCTTAATGAAAGCAGgatttaattaaactgaattcATTTTAGCTTGGTTCAAGGCTCTTTGAGTTGATGATTAATCACATCCTACATTCGACTGTACGTTGCCTTCACTGGCAACAAACATGGATTTCTTTATCATGTTTCACTTTTGATTTGCAAAATTCTTTCTCCACTCTTAtttgaaaatacaaaagtaaTCTTAATAATATATTTAGTATAGTATAGAGATAGATAACTGaccataaaaataattaatcacGTCTTTACAACAgcttcaacaaaaaaatgaatattacaACCTTAATTAAATGAGTATTTATTGAAGAGCTGTTGAATTAAACTTCACTCATTTTTAGCTTAAGCACCATGCGGATCAGTTTCTAAATGACAAATGCTGACAGggaatatgatatgatatgaagtTATCAGGGTACTTTGAGTTGATGATTAAtctgtcgtatattcagtggcgatgcagttgaagatgtttgaagagaaactccgccgacactgtcttagttgtataactaATTTATgacaataagttcagtatcagAGCAAGTAAAACATTACTTAGAGAGACTCTCCCGAACTATGCAGGGCAAGCCCTTATATACTATGGAGGTAATTCTTTCCATACATGCAGTCAAAATAGGCAACTCTTATttaagagagggaaagaggtaATTATTTCAAGACATGTGATAGCAAAGGATGGTTATTTCAAGACATGTGATAGCAAGGGAtggttagattagattagatctaACCTAATACCAGGATGGTGACTTTCCAGCATCCCTATCCAATTGACCCCAAAGTCCAGAAGGCCTTAGAATACCAGCTAACCACACAAATAAGTGTCTCATGCaacccatatatatatatatataatagtactattgttagtatgtaactatgcatctaaATCACACCCTGTTTAGATTGACTGCAGATTTCTTTATCATGTTTCACTTTTGATTTGCAAAACTCTTTCTCCTCTATTATTTGCAAACACAAAAGTAATGTTAATATAGATTTAGTATAAAACTTATGTAAAGCACTCACCCACGCTGTCTGTTGCTGTCCTGCTGTCTTTAGCAACACTTCCTGGGAAGGTTGACAGAAAGAGCAATTAGGTCCTGACATGGAGGATGtttaatgacattaaaaaagcTGCCTCACATGTTGTATGACTTCAGAAAAGAAGATTTAAGAGTAAAGGAGTGTCAGCACTCGTGTAAGGACACAGTAAACGACAGTAAACAGCTTAGTAACATCGGAAATTCACAGtatttctctctttccacaCACAGAGGAGTCCACAGCGCATGTCTACTtttaatcaaacacacattatttaaaGTTGTTACCTCCACATATGTCTCCTGCCGTGTTGGACATGTTCACAGGTTGTCTCCTCTCCGACTAACACCACTCATAAATGAATTTGCTTTGTTAATCTCCGAACTGATAAACCTTGACTTAGCCCCTCCTCTTTTAATGTCATGCTATTCTTCTCCTTCCTCATGCGGAGTACACGATTGGCGCTCAAGATCTTCAAAGTGCTTACAACTTTTAACAACGTCTAAGGTGATAAACTAAATAATTTCCCTTCTTTTACTGAATCAACTAGTGTTAATGCCATTCAGTCACAGTAATTTCCCAACTAAGTGAAAGTGGAAGTGGACAATTAAGGCACTTTGGGTTAATGATTAATTTCACCCTTTTTATGACAACAGTATGTTGACATTAGTGctaataaaacatgattattgTACAACGTTATCCTGCttgttttacttttgctttGTGAGAATAAACCTTTGTTCCTCTCCTATTCGAAAATCTGGAATGATCTTTACCATGGAGCAGTGTGATATCCCGATTACTGGAACCCATCCTTTggtccctccctcccctttttttctttttataaatggGAACTACCAACCCAGTCTGCCATTCTGCAGGGACTGTACCCAACCACCACACAACAGTAAAGAGGCATGTCAGTTAAGACAGCCCAACAATGTCCCAGGGTGAATCTCATCTACCTCTTTATTGAGGAGCACCATTAAGCAGCTTTGTAACTACCTCAGAGAGCTCTACCAACGATACAGGTGTGTCTTCTTGAGTCAGAGGACATGTTGGTTAGGTTCAAACCTTTTCCCAGTTAGGATCAGCAGTTATCCTCTGCTGAACTCAGCCTGAGCCAAGCCCAGTTTACCTTCCTGAAACATCTAGTGGTTCACCATAACTTCCTTGAGGCTTTGGTGACCACCGGATCATTTGTAGTTCTCCTCCTATCCTTCATGACCATACGGCCTCCATTACGGGGTTCATGTCAGCGAGGGCATGACTTGGGCTTACCATACTAATGCAGTCACTGAAGCTGTGAGACAacatctcttcctctgcaggctcAGGAGTCTCAAGACTCCAGGATACTCTGCAACTTCTACCACTGAGTGTATCGTAACTTGCTGCATCACTGCCTGGTTGTGTCACCCTCAAGGTTAAGGTGTGGCTAGCTCTGGTTCCTTCCCTGTCAGAATAGACATTGCCTCCACAAGGTGGCAGCTCTTTGTAGTTCTTTCAGACTTTGCATCCTGTGGACCTCCAAGATCTTGGCTGTTGCCATATTCCAAACAAGGTGCTCATTCTTGGCTTATTCATGGGGTCTGTGAATGGTTCCTTGAGGCACCAGTGATCATAAAACATTCAAGAAAAGGGATTTAATAaatcatgaataataaaagtgaaataaggCTTGGTACAGATGAAGATTAGGAGAGATACAACATCTAATCCAGCCCTTATGTTAGTGGCTTTCTCTTacaacataaattacaaaaacaagctctttttcatcttttgaatGAGGGATCAATGAGAGTCCAAACAAAGATCCTCAGTGGTCCTCGGACTCCACTCAGTCCCTCCATATTAAAGGACGCTGCTTCTAACATATAGTTTCTACAAACATGTCTATGATGATGAACACAGAGTTATCAAGAAAcgtatgtttgtttattttttacaggtTTTCTTCACACATGTATCACATCTGAGTTAACCAGTGCACTCCCCCCATGtgatattttacacatttttataaagaaCCACAAATACGGCAAGTCATTTATCACGTTCCTAATCAGGATTATGGGATGTGGGACCCGGTggtagtgttttatttttaacgaCCCATTATACCCTAATAATTTCTTCAAAGTTTCTGAGAAAGAACTATGAAAATTTGGTGCTGATTACAGAAAAAATTAAGACAAACTCCTGAGACTGTTAATTTAGTTAGAGGAACTTTCTTGAAAAAAGAGCACCAAGtacattattattcatcttttttttttttttttttaatggaaacagtgcactaagtaaaaaaaaaatcctggttTTAGCATTTAATTGGAATAAAGTGGAAGAGTACCAACTGTACACTGTCCCATGTTTTATTGATAATCAGTGCCAAATTAGTTTTTAGTGTCAAATACAAAACGTCTTCAGTATTTATGAATCTATAAAATAGTGCTGGCTGCTAACCAAGCATCCAAAAGCCAGGGAAACCCTGACCACCCTGTTTCTAGTCCATCACATGAGACACACATTACACAGTATTAACAAACTATAAATAATTATCTGCATAGGAAAGATATTAATTGTCCACTCTAAAAACTCTTCACATTCACTGTGTCTAATAGATTTCTGAGGCTCTATCCCTGAGAAAATAAACGTTTATTGCCGGCGTCCTTCTGTCAGTGTTGTGCTTTTCAATCAGTCTGTTCCACAGTCTTGATCCTGTGGCTGTGTCACAGTTCCTTCTTCACctcatactgacacacacaagcttCTCTCTGGCTGTCCAGGTATGGCTTACATCCCATGTGCATAACGGCGTCAAACAGCAGAGTCACCGCTGACTCACAAGCTGCAAAGATGGACAGAAAGAACAAGAGGGAGAACATGAGCAAACACGCAACAGGAGCAAGGTGAGTTGGTTTAGACCAATACAGATATTCTAATTTCATATATGACAGAGTGAGTTTGATGTTGTGGTTATGAGTCAGTACTGAATTTGGGTCTCCCTAATCCAGATGACAGAATCCAGATTTAGTTTTACCTCTATAGAAATTAGCTCTATCTTGCCCTCTGCTGGACATACTGTGTTTCCATTTGTACATGTGATTCAAAGTGAAATTATTTGTAACCAACTGGCTCAGCCTCTCACCTTTGACACTTTGGGCTAGTCCCAGAGTcctttgcacattcctgcagaTGGTCTCAAGGCAGTCCTGGAACTGCTCATCGCAGTCATGCTTCTCGCGGCCGCAGGTGTCGTAGCAGCGGTCGTGTTGGTTACAGCATTTGGTCATGGATGGGATTCCTATGTCAAACTGGAAATAAACACAGGTTTGTTACTCgttttttgggcttttttaagctttaattagatagagacagctgaagagtgacaggaatgtggagacagagagatggggaataacatgcggcaaggactgagcctttgtacatggggcggatgctctaccaactgagcaaACCCACACCCCAACACAGGTTTGTTACTCTTTATAATGTATTAAACTGCCTGCAACCGTTGTGAAAGTTCAGTGATTGGTTAGTAAAAACAGTTTCAGCAATAAAACACTGTTCCAGGTAGGACTTTCTTTAAAACcaatgaaactttaaaactgatcctcctcttctgttctgCTTTACATCACTCAAACATGTGGGGAAGTgagcaaaataaatgt includes the following:
- the LOC104927260 gene encoding caspase-6 isoform X4 — its product is MSNTAGDICGGSVAKDSRTATDSVACTENLTETDGFIRSTLDPAEEYKMDNKRRGLALIFNQEQFWRLRLKDRYGTNADRDNLEKRLSELNFEVKTYNNRNQVEVLARIREAAESDHSDADCFLLVFLSHGKDDQVYTCDGKISIQDITALFKGDKCKSLVGKPKIFILQACRGDKYDNPVTACAAGDSESETNEVVMDASAVHTLPARADFIMCYSVAEGYFSFRDTINGSWYVQDLCELIRSHGNSLEFTELLTLVNRKVSMRSVEYSKDHNAIGKKQVPCFASMLTKKLYFRPKK
- the LOC104927260 gene encoding caspase-6 isoform X3, giving the protein MSNTAGDICGGSVAKDSRTATDSVACTENLTETDGFIRSTLDPAEEYKMDNKRRGLALIFNQEQFWRLRLKDRYGTNADRDNLEKRLSELNFEVKTYNNRNQVEVLARIREAAESDHSDADCFLLVFLSHGKDDQVYTCDGKISIQDITALFKGDKCKSLVGKPKIFILQACRGDKHDNPVTACDDVDSELKTNEVVVDASAVHTLPAGADFIMCYSVAEGYYSHRETINGSWYVQDLCELIRKHGNSLEFAELLTLVNRKVSMRSVGNCNDRNAIGKKQVPCFASMLTKKLYFRPKK
- the pla2g12a gene encoding group XIIA secretory phospholipase A2, which codes for MNISVVVVWGLCLSCVSACKPEPETPDWRMTLKTIRNGIHKIDTYLNVALDLFGGDDGLCHYRCSDGYKAMHRPGYKHPPPNGCGSPLFGFQFDIGIPSMTKCCNQHDRCYDTCGREKHDCDEQFQDCLETICRNVQRTLGLAQSVKACESAVTLLFDAVMHMGCKPYLDSQREACVCQYEVKKEL